The Colius striatus isolate bColStr4 chromosome 24, bColStr4.1.hap1, whole genome shotgun sequence genome includes a window with the following:
- the ID3 gene encoding DNA-binding protein inhibitor ID-3 yields the protein MKAISPVRSVRSCYEAVCCLSEQSLSIARGGNNKSPALEEPMSLLYDMNDCYSKLRELVPGIPQGSKVSQVEILQHVIDYIFDLQIVLEEGAKGRDPSSEATTLLSLKAAELASGLCSKDERSLCH from the exons ATGAAAGCCATCAGCCCGGTGCGCTCGGTGCGGAGCTGCTACGAAGCCGTTTGCTGTCTGTCGGAGCAGAGCTTGAGCATCGCCCGGGGGGGCAACAACAAGAGCCCGGCTTTGGAGGAACCCATGAGCTTGCTGTACGATATGAACGATTGTTATTCCAAACTGCGGGAGCTGGTGCCGGGCATCCCGCAAGGCAGCAAAGTGAGCCAAGTAGAGATCCTCCAGCATGTCATCGACTACATCTTCGACCTCCAGATCGTTTTGGAGGAGGGGGCCAAGGGTCGTGACCCTTCCTCCGAGGCCACCACTCTCCTCTCCCTTAAG gcGGCCGAGCTCGCCTCCGGACTCTGCTCCAAAGACGAGAGAAGTTTGTGTCACTAA
- the E2F2 gene encoding transcription factor E2F2, with amino-acid sequence MLRLRRGVSPAPGRGGTALPPPPPLQQHHPKEVMAVMGSVERELSCLGSPPITLGFTQLYTPAAVSVPAPRGGGLYATPQGPQLRTLRSASAGRLPAKRKLDLEGPEFRTPKGKGRTLLQVPSPRTPKSPGEKTRYDTSLGLLTKKFLCLLSDSPDGVVDLNRAAELLEVQKRRIYDITNVLEGIQLIRKKSKNNIQWMGTGIFEEAAVRVKQQELRGEVAQLGRTERTLDQLLHDCNLQLRQLVDDEANQRLAYVTYQDLRAIRDFQEQTVIAVKAPPETQLEVPEFSKDNLQLHLKSTSGPIEVYLCPEEIPEESPSKNNDVPSTAISPRAHTLPPPTPNSPSPAPQPPHPSPQSWGSTRTPSSPPSLPLTVPGDPSSLLEVEAGLLGSPPHLLQQTEDQLPCAPSHLDLGPFVTFSPPLEQDDYLWGLEGEGISDLFEAYDLGELLKH; translated from the exons ATGCTGCGGCTCCGCAGGGGAGTGTCCCCAGccccggggagggggggaacCGCCCTcccgcccccccctcccctccagcagcaccaccCGAAGGAGGTCATGGCGGTGATGGGCTCCGTGGAGCGGGAGCTTTCTTGCTTGGGCAGCCCCCCCATTACCTTGGGCTTCACCCAGCTCTACACGCCGGCGGCTGTCAGCGTCCCAGCTCCTCGGGGGGGGGGTCTCTACGCCACCCCCCAAGGCCCCCAGCTCAGGACCCTCCGCTCGGCCTCGGCGGGACGGCTGCCG GCCAAGAGGAAGCTGGACCTGGAGGGCCCTGAATTTCGCACGCCCAAGGGGAAGGGCAGGACACTGCTGCAggtccccagccccagga cccccaagTCTCCTGGGGAGAAGACTCGCTATGACACCTCTCTGGGGCTGCTCACCAAGAAGTTCCTCTGCTTGCTGAGCGACTCTCCTGATGGGGTTGTGGATCTGAACCgggcagctgagctgctggaggtgcagAAGCGCCGCATCTACGACATCACCAACGTGCTGGAGGGAATCCAGCTCATCCGCAAGAAGTCCAAGAACAACATCCAGTGGAT GGGGACGGGGATCTTCGAGGAGGCAGCAGTGAGAgtgaagcagcaggagctgaggggagAGGTGGCCCAGCTGGGCAGGACAGAGAGGACACTGGACCAGCTCCTGCATGACTGTAACCTGCAGCTCCGGCAGCTGGTCGATGATGAAGCCAACCAGAG GCTGGCCTATGTCACCTACCAGGACCTTCGTGCCATCAGAGACTTCCAGGAGCAGACGGTGATCGCTGTGAAGGCTCCTCCAGAGACACAGCTGGAGGTGCCAGAGTTCAGCaag GACAACCTGCAGCTGCACCTGAAGAGCACCAGTGGCCCCATCGAGGTGTATCTGTGCCCAGAGGAGATCCCAGAGGAGAGTCCCAGCAAGAACAACGATGTCCCCTCCACTGCCATCTCCCCACGAGCCCACACTCTACCCCCTCCCACaccaaacagccccagcccagccccacagcccccccaccccagcccccagagctgggggagcaCAAGaaccccctcctcacccccatCTCTGCCTCTCACCGTCCCAGGGGACCCCAGTTCACTACTGGAGGTGGAAGCTGGGCTCCTGGGCTCCCCCCCGCATCTCCTGCAGCAGACAGAGGACCAACTGCCTTGTGCTCCCTCCCACCTGGACTTGGGACCCTTTGTCACCTTCTCACCCCCCCTGGAACAGGATGACTATCTCTGGGGACTGGAGGGTGAGGGCATCAGTGACCTCTTTGAGGCATATGACCTGGGGGAGCTGCTGAAGCACTGA